A window of Primulina tabacum isolate GXHZ01 chromosome 4, ASM2559414v2, whole genome shotgun sequence contains these coding sequences:
- the LOC142542335 gene encoding DNA-directed RNA polymerases II, IV and V subunit 11-like, which translates to MNAPDRYERFVVPEGVSKVSYERDTKIINAASFTIEREDHTIGNILRMQLHRDENVLFAGYKLPHPLQYKIIVRIHTTSQSSPMQAYNQAINDLDKELDHLKNEFEMELARHTGKQPREY; encoded by the exons ATGAATGCTCCTGATCGTTACGAGCGCTTTGTCGTTCCTGAAGGCGTTTCCAA GGTTTCATACGAAAGGGACACCAAAATCATCAATGCAGCATCATTTACCATCGAGCGAGAGGACCACACCATTGGAAACATCCTCCGCAT GCAGCTGCACAGGGATGAAAATGTGCTCTTTGCTGGCTACAAGTTGCCTCATCCCCTCCAGTACAAAATCATTGTCAGG ATCCACACAACAAGCCAATCTTCCCCCATGCAAGCATATAATCAGGCTATCAATGATCTGGATAAGGAGCTTGATCATCTGAAGAATGAATTTGAG ATGGAGTTGGCGAGGCACACTGGGAAGCAGCCAAGGGAGTATTAA
- the LOC142542334 gene encoding uncharacterized protein LOC142542334 — MAMAAASATTNYLDNSLSPNRRLSSPHSAPRFLVMSSKQKVNKYDSGWKKDWYGPGLFYEGSEELEVDVFKKIEKRKVLSNVEKAGLLSKAEEFGVTLSSIEKLGLLSKAEDLGLLSLLEKVADTSPSILASAALPLLVAAVAAVVVIPDDSVALVATQVVIAGALAVGGVGLFVGSILVGGLQEAD, encoded by the exons ATGGCGATGGCGGCGGCCAGTGCCACTACCAATTACCTGGATAATTCATTGTCGCCCAATCGACGCTTGTCCTCCCCTCATTCCGCCCCAAGATTTTTAGTTATGTCTTCCAAACAAAAG GTGAACAAGTATGATTCCGGGTGGAAAAAGGATTGGTACGGGCCCGGGTTATTCTACGAGGGCAGCGAGGAACTGGAAGTAGACGTTTTCAAGAAGATCGAGAAGCGAAAGGTTCTGAGCAATGTAGAGAAAGCGGGCCTGCTTTCCAAAGCGGAGGAGTTTGGAGTCACTCTCTCCTCCATAGAGAAGCTCGGGCTTCTGTCCAAGGCGGAGGACCTGGGACTGCTCAGCCTACTGGAGAAGGTGGCAGACACCTCGCCTTCTATCCTCGCCTCCGCGGCTCTACCCTTGCTGGTGGCGGCCGTCGCGGCGGTCGTCGTCATCCCGGACGACTCGGTAGCTCTCGTGGCGACGCAAGTGGTGATCGCTGGAGCGCTCGCGGTTGGGGGTGTAGGATTGTTCGTTGGGTCAATTCTTGTAGGGGGATTGCAAGAGGCGGATTGA
- the LOC142542332 gene encoding HIPL1 protein-like: MGSIHFLTSICFLMLLQFLDLCFALPLCTDSRAPFTSNSSLDFCPYNGSTCCNSAQDLLLKQQFESMNISDSSCAPLLKSILCARCDPFSAQLFRIDDFPRQVPVLCNSTISPNSPQSKQEIVNFCSQVWNTCQNISMFDSPFATGLQGRVGAPTSSNITKLTDNWQSQTDFCDAFGGSSDDNSVCFDGKPVNLISVETPTPPNGMCLEKIANESYLNMVAHPDGSNRAFFSNQQGKIWLATIPQQGSGETIQINQESPFLDLTDEVHFDTQLGMLGLAFHPKFVENGRLFASFNCDKSTNTKCAGRCACNSDVNCDPSKLVSDSGAQPCQYQSVIAEYSVNGTASQPSSVKSASPLEIRRIFTMGLPFTSHHGGQILFGPKDGYLYFMMGDGGGIGDPLNFAQNKKSLLGKILRFDIDNIPSAAVVNQLGLWGNYAIPNDNPFVEDKELEKEIWALGLRNPWRCSFDFLRPSYFVCADVGQDLYEEVDLITKNGNYGWRNYEGPSTSVPPQSPVGNTSADAITPIFPVMGYNHSEVNSNQGSASITGGYFYRSMIDPCINGRYLYADLYASSIWTGFENPINSGNFSSNKISFTCANDSPIRCTFAPNSPILALSYIFSFGEDNNKDVYLLTNSGVYRIVRPSRCKYTCAKEIVESPGSTSPPRSKGDVLQGRYMVLMAFISFLCSLVVNFG, translated from the exons ATGGGAAGCATTCATTTCTTGACTTCAATCTGCTTCTTGATGCTGCTGCAGTTTCTTGATCTTTGTTTTGCTCTTCCTTTATGTACTGATTCAA GAGCACCCTTTACTTCAAACTCAAGTCTGGATTTTTGTCCTTACAATGGATCCACATGCTGCAACTCGGCTCAAGATTTGCTGTTGAAGCAGCAATTTGAATCTATGAACATTTCAGATTCTTCATGTGCTCCCCTTCTCAAATCTATCCTTTGTGCG AGGTGTGATCCATTTTCAGCACAACTCTTTAGAATCGACGACTTCCCTAGACAAGTTCCGGTTTTGTGCAACTCCACTATCTCACCCAATTCACCACAATCTAAGCAAGAAATTGTCAACTTTTGTTCACAAGTATGGAATACTTGTCAAAACATATCCATGTTTGATTCACCCTTCGCAACTGGACTACAAGGTCGAGTTGGAGCACCGACCAGCTCAAACATTACAAAGCTGACTGATAACTGGCAATCgcaaactgatttttgtgatgcATTTGGTGGATCATCCGATGATAATTCGGTATGTTTTGATGGCAAACCAGTCAATTTGATCAGTGTAGAAACTCCCACGCCTCCCAATGGTATGTGCCTAGAAAAAATTGCAAATGAATCTTACCTAAACATGGTTGCTCATCCTGATGGCTCAAATCGTGCCTTTTTCTCGAACCAGCAAGGCAAGATCTGGTTAGCGACAATACCTCAACAGGGCTCGGGTGAAACGATACAAATCAATCAAGAATCTCCGTTTCTCGACTTGACGGATGAAGTTCATTTTGATACACAGTTAGGAATGCTTGGTCTAGCATTTCATCCAAAGTTTGTAGAAAACGGGCGTCTCTTTGCCTCGTTTAACTGTGATAAGTCAACGAATACGAAATGTGCAGGAAGATGTGCATGTAACTCGGATGTGAATTGTGATCCTTCAAAACTAGTGAGCGACAGTGGAGCGCAGCCTTGCCAGTATCAGAGTGTTATTGCTGAGTATTCCGTTAATGGTACCGCATCTCAGCCATCCTCG GTAAAAAGTGCCAGCCCTTTAGAAATCAGAAGGATTTTCACTATGGGACTTCCTTTTACTTCACACCATGGGGGACAAATTCTTTTTGGACCTAAAGATGGATATTTGTACTTCATGATGGGAGATGGAGGGGGTATTGGAGATCCACTAAATTTTGCACAAAACAAGAAATCTTTGCTTGGAAAGATATTGAGGTTCGATATCGATAACATACCAA GTGCAGCTGTTGTTAATCAGCTTGGTTTGTGGGGAAACTATGCAATCCCAAATGACAACCCGTTTGTCGAAGATAAAGAACTCGAAAAAGAAATATGGGCTTTAGGACTTCGAAATCCTTGGCGCTGCAGTTTTGATTTCTTGAGGCCTTCTTATTTTGTATGTGCAGATGTAGGGCAG GATCTATATGAAGAGGTAGATTTGATCACCAAGAATGGAAACTATGGGTGGCGCAACTATGAAGGCCCTTCCACCAGTGTACCCCCCCAGTCGCCGGTTGGGAATACTTCAGCCGATGCAATAACGCCAATCTTTCCTGTTATGGGATATAATCACTCTGAAGTCAACTCAAACCAAGGCTCAGCATCAATAACAGGGGGCTATTTTTATCGGTCCATGATCGATCCATGTATCAACGGAAG gtatttatatgCAGATCTGTATGCAAGTTCTATATGGACAGGATTTGAAAATCCAATAAACAGTGGAAACTTCAGCAGCAACAAGATCTCTTTCACTtgtgccaatgactctcctataaGATGCACTTTTGCTCCAAACAGTCCAATTCTTGCTCTGAGTTACATCTTCTCGTTCGGGGAAGATAATAATAAGGACGTCTATCTCCTGACTAATAGCGGGGTTTACAGGATTGTTCGCCCAAGTCGTTGCAAATACACATGTGCCAAGGAAATCGTGGAATCTCCAGGTTCCACTTCTCCCCCACGTTCGAAAGGAGATGTGCTTCAAGGTCGATATATGGTATTAATGGCTTTTATCTCATTTTTATGTTCGCTTGTTGTAAATTTTGGCTAG
- the LOC142542337 gene encoding isochorismate synthase, chloroplastic-like: protein MNGCQGDSPRAPIGTIETKTFPVAPTPASAADRLNSAIYDLKSNPSHLDSGIIRLEVPIEEHIEALDWLRSQSIDPVLPRSYYSGRESSVVPGLHNNDEEKLVSVAGFGSAVSFRHLDAFSLNDWHSIKRFLSKSSPLIRAYGGMRFDARANISPEWQDFASFYFMVPQIEFDEFEGRSMIAATVAWDNRLSTTYEQAVAALEATIWQLSSAIKFNNNSSEQPILLDQTHVPNQISWELAVNKALDSIKSKDSALTKVVLARSSRVHTNAEVDPLMWLEALQAEGVNSYQFCLQPPEAPAFIGNTPERLFYRDQLSVTSDALAATRARGTSEALDIEIGRDLLSSPKDHHEFAVVRESIRRKLEAICSNTIVEPNKALRKLPRVQHLYAKLTGTLDKEDDEFKILSSLHPTPAVCGQPMEDARVFIVETESFDRGYYAGPVGWFGGAESEFAVGIRSALVGKDIGAILYAGTGIVEGSKPAMEWKELELKTSQFTKLMKREAPRMAISGQH from the exons ATGAACGGTTGCCAAGGTGATAGTCCTAGAGCACCGATTGGTACCATCGAGACCAAAACATTCCCAGTAGCTCCAACTCCGGCTTCGGCAGCCGACCGTCTCAACTCGGCAATCTATGACTTGAAGTCGAACCCTTCCCATTTGGACTCCGGAATTATCCGTCTTGAG GTGCCGATTGAGGAGCACATCGAGGCACTGGATTGGCTTCGTTCTCAGAGCATAGATCCCGTGCTCCCTCGCAGTTATTATTCTGGCCGCGAATCGTCAGTCGTTCCCGGTCTTCATAATAACGATGAAGAAAAGTTAGTTAGTGTTGCTGGATTCGGTTCGGCTGTTTCATTTCGCCATCTCGATGCATTCTCTTTGAATGATTGGCATTCCATCAAAAG GTTCTTATCTAAAAGCTCTCCACTGATCCGTGCTTATGGTGGAATGCGTTTTGATGCAAGAGCTAACATATCTCCCGAATGGCAAGACTTTGCTTCTTTCTATTTCATGGTCcctcagattgaatttgatgaGTTTGAGGGAAGATCGATGATCGCTGCAACCGTTGCATGGGACAACCGCCTTTCCACCACATACGAACAAGCAGTTGCTGCACTCGAGGCCACCATATGGCAGCTTTCAAGTGCCAtcaaattcaacaataattCTTCTGAACAACCTATCTTGCTCGATCAAACTCACGTTCCCAACCAAATATCTTGGGAATTAGCTGTCAACAAAGCCTTGGACTCCATTAAAAGCAAAGATTCCGCTCTAACCAAG GTTGTACTTGCACGTAGCAGCCGAGTACATACAAATGCAGAAGTCGACCCCTTAATGTGGTTGGAAGCCTTACAGGCTGAAGGAGTTAATTCCTACCAATTTTGTCTCCAACCTCCAGAAGCACCTGCTTTCATTGGGAACACT CCCGAACGACTATTTTACCGAGACCAGCTGAGTGTCACCAGCGATGCATTGGCCGCTACACGAGCTAGAGGGACGTCAGAGGCTCTAGATATAGAGATAGGACGCGATTTACTTTCAAG TCCTAAAGATCACCATGAATTTGCAGTAGTACGAGAAAGTATCAGAAGAAAACTCGAA GCTATATGTTCGAACACAATAGTTGAACCAAACAAAGCTCTGAGGAAACTCCCACGAGTTCAACATCTTTACGCTAAACTCACAGGCACACTCGATAAAGAAGATGATGAG TTCAAGATTTTGTCATCTCTTCATCCAACTCCAGCTGTTTGTGGGCAGCCTATGGAAGATGCCCGTGTATTTATAGTCGAAACCG AATCATTCGACAGAGGTTACTATGCTGGCCCTGTGGGGTGGTTTGGTGGAGCAGAGAGTGAGTTTGCTGTTGGAATAAGATCAGCCTTGGTTGGCAAG GACATTGGTGCTATATTATATGCGGGAACTGGGATAGTAGAAGGGAGCAAACCAGCCATGGAATGGAAGGAATTAGAGCTCAAAACCTCACAGTTCACGAAATTGATGAAACGTGAAGCACCTCGAATGGCAATAAGCGGACAGCATTGA
- the LOC142542333 gene encoding protein NUCLEAR FUSION DEFECTIVE 4-like, whose protein sequence is MDAAISKWAAVVASIWIQCSCGASYAFGIYSPLLKSSQGYDQSTLDTISVFKDIGANVGVLSGILYSAVNRPGQRSHFRGPWMVHAAGAIQCFAGYFFIWLAVTGAIPRPQVPFMYLFMFLAAHAQTFFNTANVVTAVHNFPNYSGTIVGIMKGFLGISGAVLIQFYQTLFKGEPSTFLLMLALLPTLLSLVLMCFVRVHHAQSKDEKGYLNGFSLISLIVAAYIMFLIIVDIVLSLSQWMRSLTLAVLFIILSSPLYILFKAHEDASVPTLCSSTTPLLNDPESIEPAEKPTEIQNTRVQLTVTTSKDSLNFGEELNPIQAMQTLNFWLLFIAMMCGMGSGLATINNMSQIGESLGYTEEERSALVSLWSIWNFLGRFGAGYVSDIFMHRKGWARPLFMTLTLATMTAGHLIIGSGFPGNLYIGSVLVGICYGSQWSLMPTITCEIFGIQHMGTIFNTIAIASPLGSYVLSVRIIGNFYDREGSRTGQHMCSGTQCFMLSFFILACVSFFGFLVASCLLIKTRGIYIQIARGRRVVCEN, encoded by the exons ATGGACGCCGCCATCAGCAAATGGGCAGCGGTGGTGGCCAGCATTTGGATTCAGTGCAGCTGCGGTGCATCCTATGCTTTCGGAATCTACTCTCCTCTCCTCAAATCGAGTCAAGGCTACGACCAATCGACGCTCGACACCATCTCCGTCTTTAAGGACATCGGTGCCAACGTCGGAGTCCTCTCCGGGATTCTGTACTCCGCCGTCAACCGTCCTGGGCAACGGTCTCACTTCCGCGGGCCATGGATGGTCCACGCTGCCGGCGCGATACAGTGCTTCGCCGGGTACTTCTTCATATGGCTCGCCGTCACCGGAGCTATTCCCCGGCCGCAGGTTCCCTTCATGTACCTGTTCATGTTCCTCGCCGCACATGCTCAGACGTTCTTCAACACTGCGAACGTTGTGACTGCTGTACATAATTTTCCCAATTACAGCGGGACGATTGTCGGTATTATGAAG GGTTTTCTTGGTATAAGTGGAGCGGTGCTCATACAATTCTATCAGACGTTATTTAAAGGGGAACCGAGCACTTTCTTGTTGATGCTTGCACTGTTACCAACTCTTCTTTCCCTTGTGCTCATGTGCTTTGTCAGAGTCCATCACGCACAATCTAAGGATGAGAAGGGATACTTGAATGGTTTCTCGTTGATTTCTCTGATTGTTGCAGCATATATTATGTTCTTGATTATTGTGGACATCGTGTTATCTCTGTCTCAATGGATGCGCTCTTTGACCTTAGCTGTTCTCTTCATCATACTCTCTTCACCTctttatattttgtttaaagCACATGAAGATGCTTCAGTACCAACTCTTTGTTCATCAACAACCCCGTTACTGAATGACCCTGAGTCTATAGAACCAGCAGAAAAACCCACAGAAATTCAAAACACCAGAGTCCAACTTACGGTTACAACCTCTAAGGATAGTTTGAATTTTGGTGAAGAACTAAATCCAATACAAGCGATGCAAACTCTGAACTTTTGGTTATTGTTCATCGCAATGATGTGTGGGATGGGTTCGGGATTAGCAACAATAAACAATATGAGCCAAATCGGAGAGTCCCTTGGCTACACGGAAGAAGAGAGGAGTGCATTGGTTTCTTTGTGGAGCATATGGAATTTTCTGGGCCGTTTTGGTGCTGGATATGTGTCCGATATTTTCATGCACAGAAAAGGTTGGGCAAGACCGTTGTTCATGACTCTTACTCTAGCCACCATGACTGCAGGCCACTTAATTATCGGGTCCGGTTTTCCGGGAAATTTATACATCGGTTCTGTATTAGTTGGCATTTGTTACGGTTCACAATGGTCCCTGATGCCCACCATTACTTGTGAGATATTTGGCATTCAGCATATGGGGACTATATTCAACACCATTGCTATCGCTAGTCCTCTTGGATCATATGTACTTTCCGTGAGAATTATTGGGAACTTCTACGACAGAGAAGGCTCAAGAACAGGGCAGCATATGTGCAGTGGTACTCAATGTTTCATgctttcatttttcattttggCGTGTGTTAGTTTTTTTGGGTTTTTAGTGGCATCGTGTCTGCTTATAAAAACAAGGGGAATCTATATTCAGATTGCACGTGGGCGACGTGTAGTATGCGAGAACTAA